The Malus domestica chromosome 06, GDT2T_hap1 genome has a segment encoding these proteins:
- the LOC103428324 gene encoding phosphoethanolamine N-methyltransferase 1, translated as MAAFANGEEREVQKNYWVEHSADLTVEAMMLDSKASDLDKEERPEVLSLLPPYEGKSVVELGAGIGRFTGELAEKAGQLFALDFIDSVIKKNESINGHHKNVKFMCADVTSPDLKISENSVDLVFSNWLLMYLSDKEVENLVERMMGWLKVGGYIFFRESCFHQSGDSKRKSNPTHYREPRFYTKVFKDCHMRDDSGNFFELSLVSCKCIGAYVRNKRNQNQICWLWQKVPSENDRGFQQFLDNVQYKNTGILRYERVFGRGFVSTGGIETTKEFVAKLDLKPGQKVLDVCCGIGGGDFYMASNFDVEVIGIDLSVNMISFALEQAIGLKCAVEFEVADCTKKTYPDNTFDVIYSRDTILHIQDKPALFRSFYKWLKPGGKVLISDYCRCAGTPSENFADYIKQRGYDLHDVKAYGQMLKDAGFDEVIAEDRTDQFKAVLERELAAVEKDKDSFVQDFSQEDYDDIVGGWKAKLIRVDSGEQKWGLFIAKKN; from the exons ATGGCTGCTTTTGCTAATG GGGAAGAGCGGGAGGTGCAGAAGAACTACTGGGTGGAGCACTCCGCCGATTTGACCGTTGAGGCCATGATGCTCGACTCCAAGGCCTCAGATCTCGACAAGGAAGAACGACCTGAG GTGCTTTCGTTGCTCCCTCCCTATGAGGGCAAATCGGTTGTAGAACTCGGAGCTGGGATTGGTCGTTTCACTGGAGAATTAGCTGAAAAGGCCGGTCAGCTTTTCGCATTGGATTTCATTGACAGTGTGATAAAGAAG AATGAAAGCATTAATGGACACCATAAGAACGTCAAGTTCATGTGCGCTGATGTGACATCACCTGATCTGAAGATTTCTGAAAACTCGGTGGATTTGGTATTCTCAAATTGGCTTCTTATGTATCTGTCAGATAAGGAG GTAGAGAATTTGGTGGAAAGGATGATGGGATGGTTGAAGGTCGGTGGATATATCTTTTTCAGAGAATCTTGTTTTCACCAATCTGGAGACTCCAAACGAAAATCCAACCCAACCCATTACAGGGAACCAAGATTTTATACCAAG GTTTTCAAAGACTGCCACATGCGTGATGATTCCGGGAATTTCTTTGAACTCTCTCTTGTTAGTTGCAAATGTATTGGAGCTTATGTTCGGAACAAAAGGAATCAAAATCAG ATCTGCTGGTTATGGCAGAAAGTCCCTTCAGAAAATGATAGAGGGTTCCAGCAGTTCTTAGATAATGTTCAGTATAAAAATACTGGCATACTACGATATGAGCGTGTGTTTGGGCGAGGTTTCGTGAGCACAGGAGGGATCG AAACTACTAAAGAATTTGTGGCAAAGTTGGATCTGAAGCCTGGCCAGAAAGTTCTCGATGTATGCTGTGGCATCGGGGGAGGTGACTTTTATATGGCCTCAAACTTTGATGTTGAGGTTATTGGAATTGACCTCTCCGTGAATATGATTTCCTTTGCTCTCGAACAAGCTATTGGACTCAAATGCGCTGTTGAGTTTGAAGTTGCTGATTGCACAAAAAAGACTTATCCTGACAATACCTTTGATGTGATATACAGTCGCGACACCATTTTACACATTCAA GACAAGCCTGCATTGTTCCGATCCTTCTACAAGTGGTTGAAGCCAGGCGGTAAAGTTCTCATCAGTGATTACTGTAGGTGTGCTGGAACTCCATCAGAAAACTTTGCTGACTATATTAAGCAAAGAGGATATGATCTCCATGATGTAAAAGCTTATGGTCAG ATGCTCAAGGATGCTGGCTTTGATGAGGTCATTGCTGAGGATCGTACTGATCAGTTCAAAGCTGTTTTGGAGCGGGAACTGGCTGCGGTTGAGAAGGATAAGGATTCATTCGTCCAGGACTTTTCTCAA GAGGATTATGATGACATCGTTGGTGGATGGAAGGCAAAGCTGATCAGGGTTGATTCCGGCGAGCAGAAGTGGGGCCTGTTCATTGCCAAGAAGAATTGA